Proteins co-encoded in one Flavobacteriaceae bacterium MAR_2009_75 genomic window:
- a CDS encoding sulfotransferase family protein has protein sequence MSYSNFKDPIGLLKRMLLSGNKIAYFVLLREFLAKVLVPLDFLLQNREKKIIKSAEHKENQPIILVLGGSRSGTTLLYQTLAYYLPVSYISNFIAAFERSPIAAYKTFNRFIPKPKKKFKSYFGSVLGSGGPNDAFPLWNRWLGEDRNHIPAELDQHTKIDMQSFFNAWSGVSKKPFLNKNNRNSLCSSDLYKSLNNIYFVEIYRNPIYVAQSLILSRREVQGNHEIGWGLLSKDHKKNGDPLGYINDVCDQVNAVNEAIDKERKKIDPERYFRVSFENFCENPSLTVRQVSMMALGIDINSENLDLLKFSKNPNKQRLTDVEFNRILHYFKNS, from the coding sequence ATGAGCTATTCTAATTTTAAAGACCCTATCGGCCTATTAAAGCGAATGCTTCTTTCCGGAAATAAGATTGCTTATTTTGTTCTGCTTAGAGAATTTCTTGCAAAAGTCTTGGTTCCACTGGATTTCTTACTTCAAAATCGTGAAAAAAAAATTATCAAAAGCGCTGAACACAAAGAAAACCAACCTATAATTCTTGTTTTAGGCGGCTCTCGAAGTGGCACGACCCTTTTGTACCAAACCTTGGCCTACTATCTACCAGTTAGCTATATCAGTAATTTTATCGCTGCTTTCGAGCGTTCACCAATTGCGGCATACAAGACATTCAATAGGTTTATTCCGAAACCAAAGAAAAAATTTAAAAGCTATTTTGGCAGTGTTTTAGGTTCAGGAGGGCCCAACGACGCTTTCCCTCTCTGGAACCGGTGGTTGGGCGAAGACAGAAACCATATACCCGCTGAGCTTGACCAACATACAAAAATAGATATGCAATCTTTCTTTAATGCATGGTCCGGTGTTTCCAAAAAACCTTTTTTGAACAAGAACAACCGTAATTCACTTTGTTCATCAGACCTATACAAGTCTCTTAACAATATTTATTTTGTTGAAATTTACCGAAACCCTATATATGTCGCCCAATCATTAATTTTGTCAAGAAGAGAAGTACAGGGCAACCACGAAATCGGCTGGGGTCTGTTGAGCAAAGACCATAAAAAGAACGGCGATCCTTTAGGGTATATTAATGATGTTTGCGATCAAGTAAATGCTGTCAACGAAGCTATTGATAAAGAGCGAAAAAAAATAGACCCCGAAAGGTATTTTAGGGTGTCTTTTGAAAATTTTTGTGAAAATCCTTCTCTCACTGTTCGTCAAGTAAGTATGATGGCCTTAGGAATTGACATTAATTCAGAAAACCTAGATCTTTTAAAGTTTTCTAAAAACCCTAACAAGCAAAGGTTGACCGATGTCGAATTTAATCGGATTTTACATTATTTTAAAAACAGCTAA
- a CDS encoding polysaccharide deacetylase, which produces MSKPYLSLSLDMDNQWSYMKIHGEKGWEEYPSYLDIFVPHVLKVLDELDLKITFFIVGQDAAFENNHKYLKQIADAGHDIGNHSFKHETWLHLYTKEEMKTEIDTAHDIITEVTGKAPNGFRGPGFSWSNTLLEVLAEKGYAYDASTLPTVIGPLARLYYFSTSNLSKEEKEDRKEIFGKFSDGFRKLKPYYWNLKKGKKLLELPVTTMPVFRIPFHLSYLLYISNISIHLMMLYLNIAIFLCKLTKTEPSFLLHPLDLIGGDQITSLAFFPGMNISSDRKVFIFNKVMKKLAKHFTLVPMDEHVNAIQKIHKLTLIKT; this is translated from the coding sequence ATGAGTAAGCCTTATTTAAGTCTCTCGCTGGATATGGACAACCAGTGGTCTTACATGAAAATACATGGGGAAAAGGGTTGGGAAGAATATCCTTCATACCTTGATATCTTTGTACCGCACGTATTAAAAGTATTGGATGAGCTCGATTTAAAAATCACTTTTTTCATTGTCGGCCAAGATGCTGCTTTTGAAAATAACCACAAATACCTCAAGCAAATTGCCGATGCCGGCCACGATATCGGCAATCATTCATTTAAACACGAAACTTGGCTTCATCTGTACACCAAAGAAGAGATGAAGACCGAAATAGATACGGCGCACGATATTATCACAGAAGTCACAGGCAAGGCCCCGAACGGGTTTAGAGGTCCGGGTTTTAGTTGGAGCAATACCTTGCTCGAAGTACTGGCCGAAAAGGGCTATGCCTACGACGCTTCTACCTTACCCACGGTAATCGGGCCGTTGGCCAGACTCTACTACTTTAGTACGAGCAACCTCTCGAAAGAAGAAAAAGAGGACCGTAAGGAAATCTTCGGAAAATTCTCTGACGGATTCAGAAAATTGAAGCCCTATTACTGGAATTTGAAAAAAGGAAAAAAATTATTGGAGCTTCCGGTGACCACCATGCCCGTTTTTAGAATTCCTTTTCATTTGAGTTATCTGCTTTACATCAGTAATATCTCGATTCACTTGATGATGCTCTATTTGAACATTGCCATATTTCTCTGTAAACTGACCAAAACAGAGCCTAGCTTTCTATTGCACCCACTCGATTTAATCGGGGGTGATCAAATCACCAGTTTGGCATTTTTCCCTGGAATGAATATAAGCAGTGATAGAAAAGTGTTCATTTTCAATAAGGTGATGAAGAAACTGGCAAAGCATTTTACTTTGGTACCGATGGATGAGCATGTAAACGCAATTCAAAAAATTCATAAATTGACCTTAATCAAGACCTGA
- a CDS encoding protoporphyrinogen oxidase, with translation MKIGIVGGGFMGLTLAHEIAKNDATVKVFESDSQMGGLSTHEDYGSFIWDKFYHVILPTDNHLIGLIEDLGLANELCWRRSYTGYYVQKKFYSISSSKEFLLFPALNLWDKAMLAFTIFYGSKIDDWKKLENITVKDWLIKMGGKRTYEKFWSPLLLAKLGDNHEKASAVFIWTYIKRLFQARSSAAQKEHMGYVKGGYKTVFDALEKSLSNKGSNIALNSTVESIKPSADGGVTIRNNGVEEHFDKVIVTTPLNVIEKIAAQSLFEASKSSTPIEYLGVICLVLVTKDSMSPYYVLNIADKEIPFTGVIGMSSLVDLDQTADKHLTYFPKYISSTDSYWQKSEDELKAIFLEGVSKLYPDFDQSSIVSAHIHKAFKVQPLQVLNYSENIPKIKTKHKDFYVLNTSQFVNDTLNNNSVVNHVKNFAQGFTKELEAHKTKKIDQLV, from the coding sequence ATGAAAATAGGCATAGTCGGAGGCGGTTTTATGGGGCTTACCTTGGCTCATGAAATCGCAAAGAACGATGCTACCGTGAAAGTTTTTGAAAGTGACAGCCAAATGGGCGGGCTTTCTACCCATGAAGATTATGGCTCATTTATCTGGGACAAATTCTATCATGTTATACTGCCCACCGATAACCATTTAATCGGCCTGATCGAAGATTTAGGTCTGGCCAATGAATTGTGCTGGAGGCGGTCTTACACGGGATACTACGTTCAAAAGAAATTCTATTCTATAAGTAGCTCTAAAGAGTTTTTGCTTTTTCCTGCTTTAAATTTATGGGATAAGGCGATGTTGGCATTTACCATTTTCTACGGGTCGAAAATCGATGACTGGAAAAAATTGGAAAATATCACGGTCAAAGACTGGCTGATCAAAATGGGCGGAAAACGGACGTACGAAAAATTCTGGTCTCCCCTACTCTTGGCCAAACTTGGTGACAACCACGAAAAAGCTTCGGCCGTGTTTATCTGGACCTATATTAAAAGGCTTTTTCAAGCACGAAGTTCAGCGGCCCAAAAAGAACATATGGGTTATGTTAAAGGGGGATACAAAACCGTTTTTGATGCCCTAGAAAAATCTTTGAGCAACAAGGGTTCGAACATTGCGCTCAACAGCACCGTAGAATCTATAAAACCCAGTGCTGATGGTGGTGTTACCATACGCAATAATGGAGTCGAAGAGCACTTTGATAAAGTAATTGTTACGACACCATTAAATGTTATCGAAAAAATTGCCGCCCAGAGCTTGTTCGAAGCTTCTAAAAGCAGCACTCCCATTGAATACCTTGGCGTAATTTGCCTAGTTTTGGTTACGAAAGATTCGATGTCGCCCTATTACGTGCTTAACATTGCCGATAAAGAAATTCCTTTTACCGGGGTTATCGGCATGAGCTCGCTAGTCGACCTGGATCAAACCGCTGACAAGCATTTGACGTATTTTCCCAAATACATCAGTTCGACCGATTCGTATTGGCAGAAATCGGAAGATGAGCTAAAAGCGATATTTCTAGAGGGCGTTTCGAAACTATACCCTGATTTTGATCAGAGCTCCATAGTTTCGGCACATATACATAAAGCGTTTAAAGTGCAGCCGCTTCAGGTATTGAATTACTCGGAGAACATTCCGAAAATAAAGACCAAACATAAAGATTTCTATGTGCTTAATACCTCGCAATTCGTAAACGACACCCTGAACAACAATTCGGTGGTCAATCACGTGAAGAATTTTGCGCAAGGTTTTACAAAGGAACTGGAAGCACATAAAACCAAAAAAATTGACCAATTAGTATGA
- a CDS encoding UDP-glucose 4-epimerase: protein MIATNKKILVTGVAGFLGSNLLSKLLSEGHEVVGIDNLSMGRMENIHEFLTHEKFEFIEKDILDHSTLTGLATDFDVIVHLAAFKIPRYGNAVDTLKINTKGSENMLEFARKLNCKFVLASTSDVYGMNPDLPFVEDGNCVIGDSKVPRWGYAVSKLYDEHLALAYMEDYGIPVVLLRFFGSYGPHQHLSWWGGPQSVFIDCLLNNKEIPIHGDGQQTRTFTFVEDTVAGIYAATMKPEANGEIFNIGANEEITILELAQMLREIAGNPEDTEIKLIPYNEISAGRKYQDVMRRVPDTTKAERLLGVKAKVSMKEGLKRTFEWQKSVTSAKVEAS, encoded by the coding sequence ATGATTGCCACGAACAAAAAAATTCTTGTCACCGGCGTTGCCGGTTTTCTAGGCTCAAATTTATTGAGCAAACTGCTAAGTGAAGGACATGAAGTTGTCGGAATAGACAATTTATCAATGGGAAGAATGGAGAACATCCATGAATTCTTGACCCATGAAAAATTTGAATTTATCGAAAAAGACATCTTAGACCATTCTACATTAACGGGTCTCGCCACCGACTTTGATGTTATCGTTCATTTGGCCGCCTTTAAAATACCCAGATATGGCAATGCGGTAGACACCCTTAAAATTAACACCAAGGGCAGCGAGAACATGTTGGAATTTGCCCGTAAACTGAACTGCAAGTTTGTTTTGGCCTCAACCTCCGATGTCTACGGAATGAACCCAGATTTACCGTTCGTCGAAGACGGCAACTGTGTGATTGGAGACTCGAAAGTACCCCGTTGGGGATATGCAGTATCTAAACTGTACGACGAGCACCTAGCTTTAGCCTATATGGAAGATTACGGCATACCTGTTGTGCTGTTACGGTTCTTTGGTTCTTACGGACCTCACCAACACTTATCATGGTGGGGCGGACCTCAATCGGTGTTTATCGACTGTCTATTGAACAATAAAGAAATTCCGATTCACGGGGATGGGCAACAAACCCGAACCTTCACATTTGTTGAAGATACCGTTGCAGGAATTTACGCCGCTACCATGAAGCCCGAGGCAAATGGTGAAATATTCAATATCGGTGCGAACGAAGAAATTACCATTTTAGAACTGGCACAAATGCTTCGTGAAATTGCAGGAAACCCAGAAGACACCGAAATTAAGCTAATACCCTACAATGAAATTTCAGCGGGCCGTAAATACCAAGATGTGATGCGTCGCGTACCCGACACTACAAAAGCGGAACGACTGCTGGGCGTAAAAGCTAAAGTTTCAATGAAAGAAGGCCTTAAACGAACCTTTGAATGGCAGAAAAGCGTTACTTCGGCAAAAGTTGAGGCATCATGA
- a CDS encoding putative colanic acid biosynthesis UDP-glucose lipid carrier transferase, which yields MRLKGSSLIIPIAIAIHLMIVNGTLLLLTPETYLQGLNALYYNFSWLLITNALNFYPTKRKENFFTNIHKMLNLYTLFGLSYFAIFGLGATKVSVIFHIKILLVIFLLLTIYRILFYWSIRRYRFRGGNFVNVLAIGRDKNLKKIRRVFDDPYLGYRYKGFFDDSPSNSPTYLGEISNCYDYIIKNQIDEVYCLASKFSQDELQKLINFADNNLIKLKIIPDNKDVFTRAMSLEMFDAIPVLNLRRVPLDMDYARIVKRMFDLVFSSIVIVGVLSWLVPLMFVLIKAESPGPLFFKQKRHGFKKRVFWCYKFRSMAKNSESDSKMATKNDMRITKIGKFIRKTSIDELPQFINVFLGEMSVVGPRPHMELHTEGYQASVDKYLVRHFVKPGITGLAQIRGYRGEVENKSDILNRIRLDVLYIEKWTLSLDLRIIYSTIYNVFAGEAKAY from the coding sequence ATGAGGTTAAAAGGGTCGTCTTTAATAATACCGATAGCAATAGCCATACACTTGATGATTGTGAATGGCACCTTGCTGCTATTGACCCCAGAAACTTATCTGCAGGGGCTCAACGCCTTGTACTACAATTTTTCTTGGTTGTTGATAACCAATGCGCTCAATTTCTACCCTACCAAAAGAAAAGAGAATTTTTTCACCAACATTCATAAGATGTTGAACCTCTATACGCTGTTCGGGCTAAGTTATTTTGCCATTTTCGGTTTGGGTGCGACCAAGGTTTCGGTGATATTTCATATAAAGATATTGCTTGTTATTTTCTTGCTTTTGACCATCTACCGCATACTCTTTTATTGGTCGATTAGAAGATACCGTTTCAGGGGGGGCAACTTTGTTAATGTACTGGCCATTGGTCGAGATAAAAACCTAAAAAAGATAAGAAGGGTTTTCGATGACCCGTATTTGGGGTATCGCTATAAGGGCTTTTTCGATGACAGCCCCTCGAATAGCCCTACCTATTTGGGTGAAATTTCAAACTGCTACGACTATATTATTAAAAATCAGATTGATGAGGTGTATTGTCTGGCTTCTAAATTCTCGCAAGATGAACTTCAGAAGTTGATTAATTTTGCCGATAACAATTTGATCAAACTTAAAATTATACCTGACAATAAAGATGTGTTTACTAGGGCGATGAGCCTCGAGATGTTCGATGCGATCCCTGTATTGAACCTTCGTAGGGTGCCTTTGGATATGGATTATGCCCGAATCGTAAAACGTATGTTCGATCTGGTCTTTTCTTCAATCGTTATCGTAGGTGTACTCTCTTGGTTGGTGCCCTTGATGTTCGTGCTTATCAAAGCAGAGTCGCCTGGCCCTTTGTTCTTTAAGCAGAAGAGGCACGGTTTTAAAAAAAGGGTGTTTTGGTGCTATAAGTTCAGGTCGATGGCCAAAAATTCGGAATCCGATTCTAAGATGGCGACCAAAAATGATATGCGAATTACCAAAATCGGTAAGTTCATCAGAAAAACAAGTATCGACGAATTGCCTCAGTTTATCAATGTGTTCTTGGGCGAAATGAGCGTAGTCGGGCCGCGACCGCATATGGAACTGCATACCGAAGGCTATCAAGCATCGGTTGACAAGTACTTGGTACGGCATTTTGTAAAGCCGGGTATTACCGGTTTGGCACAGATTAGGGGCTATAGGGGCGAAGTAGAAAATAAGAGTGATATACTTAACCGTATTCGGCTAGATGTGCTCTATATCGAGAAATGGACCCTCTCCTTAGATTTGCGAATTATTTATAGTACTATTTATAATGTTTTTGCGGGGGAAGCTAAAGCCTATTGA
- a CDS encoding transcription antitermination factor NusG, with translation MMEQWYVLQVRPGYEKKVAEKLKNLKVEVYCPLIKEVRIWSDRKKTIETPLIKSYVFIRCEEQERTIAFSVPGVVRYLFWLGKPAKVRDEEIRVLKDWMENDTFDAIACSKLRPGAHTTIRKGLWKDQDAIVRHLGRTRVSLVLEDLGIVVNAKLKDVV, from the coding sequence ATGATGGAACAATGGTATGTATTACAGGTAAGACCGGGCTATGAAAAAAAGGTGGCCGAGAAGTTGAAGAACTTAAAAGTGGAAGTGTATTGCCCGTTGATAAAGGAGGTGCGAATATGGAGCGACCGTAAAAAAACGATAGAGACCCCATTGATCAAATCGTATGTGTTTATCAGGTGTGAAGAACAAGAAAGAACTATCGCTTTTTCGGTACCCGGAGTGGTGAGGTATCTGTTTTGGTTGGGAAAACCGGCCAAGGTACGCGATGAAGAGATTAGGGTGCTCAAAGATTGGATGGAAAATGATACCTTCGATGCCATCGCATGTTCTAAGTTGCGACCGGGAGCCCATACGACCATTCGCAAGGGGTTATGGAAAGATCAAGATGCCATAGTTCGTCATTTGGGTCGTACAAGGGTTTCATTAGTTTTGGAAGATTTGGGGATTGTCGTCAATGCCAAACTGAAAGATGTTGTATGA
- a CDS encoding N-acetylglucosaminyldiphosphoundecaprenol N-acetyl-beta-D-mannosaminyltransferase, protein MAIDETNVMGYEVFSGNLNKVDWSAQKLIVNTINQYSYCIAEEDGAFKKALRASDVLLPDGVGIVWAAKWLKGEKLTKIAGADLHEHLLGYLQHTQGHCFYMGSSVQVLEKIKKRVANDYPNVKVGTYSPPYKTVFSPAENVEIVNAINGFGPDVVFVGMTAPKQEKWVYDNQQLIDRGIVCSIGAVFDFYAGTVERPSQVWQKMGLEWLGRLLKEPKRMWKRYIYYGAVFGYRLINYRKSKPKRNQPA, encoded by the coding sequence ATGGCAATAGATGAGACAAATGTAATGGGCTATGAAGTGTTCAGCGGAAACCTGAATAAGGTAGATTGGTCTGCGCAAAAGTTGATCGTAAATACCATCAACCAATATTCCTATTGCATCGCCGAAGAAGATGGGGCTTTTAAAAAAGCGCTTAGGGCTTCCGATGTTTTGTTACCCGATGGGGTAGGTATCGTATGGGCCGCCAAATGGCTAAAAGGTGAAAAATTAACGAAGATTGCCGGGGCCGATTTGCACGAACATTTATTGGGTTATTTACAACATACCCAAGGCCATTGTTTTTATATGGGGTCTTCTGTACAGGTGTTGGAAAAAATAAAGAAGCGAGTTGCCAACGACTACCCCAATGTGAAAGTGGGTACCTATTCGCCTCCCTATAAAACGGTGTTCAGCCCTGCCGAGAATGTCGAGATCGTGAATGCCATCAATGGCTTTGGCCCAGATGTGGTTTTTGTGGGTATGACTGCCCCCAAACAAGAGAAGTGGGTATACGATAACCAACAATTGATCGACCGGGGAATCGTTTGTTCCATTGGTGCCGTATTCGATTTTTATGCCGGTACCGTAGAACGGCCAAGTCAGGTATGGCAAAAAATGGGATTGGAATGGCTCGGTCGCTTGCTCAAGGAACCCAAGCGTATGTGGAAGCGTTATATTTATTACGGGGCTGTTTTTGGCTATCGTTTGATAAATTATCGAAAATCAAAACCAAAAAGAAATCAACCTGCTTAA